In Methylobacterium aquaticum, the following are encoded in one genomic region:
- a CDS encoding ABC transporter substrate-binding protein: MLTPLRAALLAAASLCALAAPARAAEPRLSDGKVKLAVLNDMSSVYADSTGRGSVIAAEMAVKDFGGTLDGKPVEVVFADHQNKPDVGSNIARQWYDRDGVDVILDVPTSSVALAVQQIAKDKGKVLIVSGGGTSDLTGVQCSPTGIHWTYDTYALSHVSGSAAVKKGLDSWAFVTADYAFGHALERDAIAEVKRSGGKVLSTVRAPFATADFSSFLLQAQGSGAKLIAFANAGGDTVNAIKQAHEFGIVQGGQTLLALLINIDDVHSLGIEVAQNLLLTTAFYWDRTPETRAFAARFKEKAGLMPTMHQAGVYSSVLHYLKAVQAAGTDDAKTVVAKMRETPVNDMFATNGRIREDGRMVHDMYLMQVKTPKESTGEWDLYKLVATVPGDEAFRPLAEGGCPLVKAAAK; the protein is encoded by the coding sequence ATGCTCACCCCTCTTCGCGCCGCGCTCCTCGCTGCCGCATCGCTCTGCGCGCTTGCCGCCCCGGCTCGTGCCGCCGAACCGCGCCTCTCCGACGGCAAGGTCAAGCTCGCCGTCCTCAACGACATGTCGAGCGTCTACGCAGATTCCACCGGCCGCGGCTCGGTGATCGCCGCCGAGATGGCGGTGAAGGATTTCGGCGGCACCCTCGACGGCAAGCCGGTCGAGGTCGTCTTCGCCGACCATCAGAACAAGCCGGATGTCGGCTCCAACATCGCCCGGCAATGGTACGACCGGGACGGCGTCGACGTGATCCTCGACGTGCCGACCTCCTCGGTGGCGCTCGCCGTCCAGCAGATCGCCAAGGACAAGGGCAAGGTGCTGATCGTCTCGGGCGGCGGCACCTCGGACCTCACCGGCGTCCAATGCTCGCCGACCGGCATCCACTGGACCTACGACACCTACGCGCTCTCCCACGTCTCCGGCAGCGCCGCGGTGAAGAAGGGGCTCGACAGCTGGGCTTTCGTCACCGCCGACTACGCCTTCGGCCACGCGCTGGAGCGCGACGCCATCGCGGAGGTGAAGCGGTCGGGCGGCAAGGTGCTGTCGACGGTCCGGGCGCCCTTCGCCACCGCCGATTTCTCGTCCTTCCTGCTCCAGGCGCAAGGGTCGGGTGCCAAGCTCATCGCCTTCGCCAATGCCGGCGGCGACACCGTCAACGCGATCAAGCAGGCGCATGAATTCGGCATCGTCCAGGGCGGCCAGACCCTGCTGGCTCTGCTGATCAACATCGACGACGTGCACAGCCTCGGGATCGAGGTGGCGCAGAACCTGTTGCTCACCACCGCCTTCTACTGGGACCGCACGCCGGAGACCCGCGCCTTCGCCGCCCGCTTCAAGGAGAAGGCCGGGCTGATGCCGACGATGCACCAGGCCGGCGTCTATTCCTCGGTGCTGCACTACCTGAAGGCGGTGCAGGCGGCGGGCACCGACGATGCCAAGACCGTGGTCGCCAAGATGCGCGAGACCCCGGTCAACGACATGTTCGCGACGAACGGCCGGATCCGCGAGGACGGCCGCATGGTCCACGACATGTACCTGATGCAGGTGAAGACCCCGAAGGAATCGACGGGCGAATGGGACCTCTACAAGCTCGTCGCCACCGTGCCGGGCGACGAGGCGTTCCGGCCGCTCGCCGAGGGCGGCTGCCCGCTGGTGAAGGCGGCCGCCAAATGA
- the phnH gene encoding phosphonate C-P lyase system protein PhnH, with product MLARGFADPVHDAQGVFRAVMDALARPGTIQALATELAPPAPLAPELAAIALALGDADAPFWLDAALARNPAVAEFLRFHTGARITQDPMEAAFALVSDAAACPDFGTFARGTPAYPDRSTTLVLAVAALSNEGWHLDGPGIRGSARLSASPLPADILPRLARNHAGFPQGVDLILAAPGRIAALPRSTRVQEG from the coding sequence ATGCTCGCCCGCGGCTTTGCCGACCCCGTCCACGACGCCCAGGGCGTCTTCCGCGCCGTCATGGATGCGCTGGCGCGTCCCGGCACGATCCAGGCCCTTGCCACGGAACTCGCGCCGCCCGCGCCGCTGGCGCCCGAGCTCGCCGCCATCGCCCTGGCGCTCGGCGATGCCGATGCGCCGTTCTGGCTCGATGCGGCTCTCGCGCGAAACCCGGCGGTGGCGGAGTTCCTGCGCTTCCATACCGGCGCGCGGATCACCCAAGACCCGATGGAGGCGGCGTTCGCGCTGGTCTCGGATGCCGCCGCCTGCCCGGATTTCGGGACCTTCGCGCGAGGAACGCCGGCCTATCCCGACCGCTCCACGACCCTGGTGCTGGCGGTTGCCGCCCTGTCGAACGAAGGCTGGCACCTCGACGGGCCGGGAATCCGGGGGAGCGCCCGCCTGTCGGCCTCGCCGCTCCCGGCGGACATCCTTCCCCGTCTCGCCCGCAACCATGCCGGCTTCCCGCAAGGAGTCGACCTGATCCTGGCAGCCCCCGGCCGCATCGCCGCGCTGCCGCGCTCCACCCGCGTCCAGGAGGGCTGA
- the phnF gene encoding phosphonate metabolism transcriptional regulator PhnF — translation MDARGDGPVTVLARGEGLAAWRQIADGLAADIEAGRLAAGAQLPTEAALAARYGVNRHTVRRALAALAERGLVRATQGRGTFVETPRLAYPIGRRTRFSEIVSRAGREAWGDLITAETVPADPATAEMLRIAPGDPMLELLTIHRADGTPLSTARTCLPLPRFTGFAAAYQALGSLTRAYAEFGIADYTRLSTRIHARPAAADEAARLDLAPGRVLILLTSVNVDAAGLPIQATCSLFAADRVELVVEG, via the coding sequence ATGGATGCGAGGGGCGACGGTCCGGTGACGGTGCTGGCACGGGGCGAGGGCCTGGCGGCGTGGCGCCAGATCGCGGACGGCCTGGCGGCCGACATCGAAGCCGGGCGCCTGGCTGCCGGCGCGCAGCTGCCGACGGAAGCGGCGCTGGCGGCACGGTACGGGGTCAACCGCCACACCGTGCGCCGGGCGCTGGCGGCGCTCGCCGAACGCGGGCTGGTGCGGGCGACGCAGGGGCGCGGCACCTTCGTGGAGACGCCGCGGCTCGCCTACCCGATCGGCCGGCGCACCCGCTTCTCCGAGATCGTGAGCCGGGCCGGCCGCGAGGCCTGGGGCGACCTGATCACCGCAGAGACCGTGCCGGCCGATCCCGCCACCGCGGAGATGCTGCGCATCGCCCCCGGGGATCCGATGCTCGAACTGCTGACGATCCACCGCGCCGACGGCACGCCGCTCTCCACCGCCCGCACCTGCCTGCCGCTGCCGCGCTTCACGGGCTTCGCGGCGGCCTATCAGGCCCTGGGCTCGCTCACCCGCGCCTATGCCGAGTTCGGCATCGCCGACTACACCCGCCTGTCGACCCGCATCCACGCCCGCCCGGCCGCCGCCGACGAGGCCGCCCGCCTCGATCTCGCGCCCGGCCGGGTGCTGATCCTGCTCACCAGCGTCAATGTCGATGCGGCCGGCCTGCCGATCCAGGCGACGTGCAGCCTGTTCGCGGCGGACCGGGTGGAACTGGTGGTGGAGGGGTAG
- the phnG gene encoding phosphonate C-P lyase system protein PhnG, which yields MALCGQARSEELRRALTQLGATDTVEDLRPPETGLVMTRGRIGGDGRPFNLGEATVTRAAVRLPGGETGFAYQLGRDRAKARLAATLDALWQVPARRAAVEAALRPVALRRDEERAAEARRIAATRVNFFTMARGED from the coding sequence ATGGCTTTGTGCGGTCAGGCCCGCTCCGAGGAACTGCGCCGGGCGCTGACGCAGCTCGGCGCCACCGACACCGTCGAAGACCTGCGCCCGCCGGAGACCGGCTTGGTGATGACCCGCGGCCGCATCGGCGGCGACGGGCGGCCGTTCAACCTCGGCGAGGCGACGGTGACCCGGGCGGCGGTGCGCCTCCCCGGCGGCGAGACCGGCTTCGCCTACCAGCTCGGCCGCGACCGCGCGAAGGCGCGGCTCGCCGCGACCCTCGACGCGCTGTGGCAGGTCCCGGCGCGGCGTGCGGCGGTCGAGGCGGCGCTGAGGCCGGTCGCCCTGCGCCGGGACGAGGAGCGCGCGGCGGAGGCGCGCCGGATCGCGGCGACGCGGGTGAATTTCTTCACCATGGCCCGGGGAGAGGATTGA